In one window of Vulpes vulpes isolate BD-2025 chromosome 1, VulVul3, whole genome shotgun sequence DNA:
- the SFTA2 gene encoding surfactant-associated protein 2 yields the protein MGAGMPFFLFLTFLGTSQATGPGMTLQLKLKDSFLANFSYNSSFLELLEKLCLLLHLSSGTNITLHHAGSPHHVTCRV from the exons ATGGGGGCCGGGatgcccttcttcctcttcctgactTTCCTGGGCACCTCACAGGCAACAG GGCCAGGAATGACTTTGCAGCTGAAACTAAAGGACTCCTTTCTAGCAAATTTCTCCTACAATTCCAGCTTCCTGGAATTGCTTGAGAAG ctctgcctcctcctccacctctcgTCAGGGACCAACATCACCCTACATCATGCAGGATCCCCACACCATGTCACCTGCAGAGTCTGA